Part of the Kineococcus aurantiacus genome, CCGGTGAGGTCGTCGACGTCGCGCCCGTCGAGGAGGTCGTCCAGGTCGGCACCAAGGCCAAGCCGAAGCCCGTCGTGGCGGCCGCGCCCGCCGCGCCCGTCGCGAGCGGTGGCGGCGGCGGGGGCTCGGTGGGCGGGGGCGCCGACGGCCTGAACTGGTCGGCCCTGGCCGCCTGCGAGTCCGGTGGCAACCCCTCCATCGTGTCCGCCAGCGGCAAGTACCACGGCCTGTACCAGTTCTCGGTGCAGACGTGGCGGGCCGTCGGCGGCAGCGGCCTGCCGAGCCAGGCCTCGGCCGGGGAGCAGACCTACCGCGCCAAGCTGCTCTACCAGCGCGCCGGTGCCGGACAATGGCCCGTGTGCGGCAAGAAGCTCTGAGCTCCCTCCTGTCGGCCCGGGACGTCCGTGACCTGGCCGAGCGCCTCGGCGTGCGACCGACGAAGACCCTCGGGCAGAACTTCGTCGTCGACGGCAACACCGTGCGGCGCATCGTCCGGGTCGCCGACCTCACCGCCGACGACGTCGTCGTGGAGGTCGGCCCCGGGCTGGGCTCGCTGACGCTGGCGCTGCTCGAGGTCGCCGACCGGGTCGTGGCCGTGGAGATCGACCCCGTGCTGGCCGCCGAGCTGCCCACGACGGTCGCCGCGCGGGCCCGCTCGGGCACGTCCTTCGAGGTCGTGCTCTCCGACGCCCTCGACGTCACCGAGCTGCCCGGCCCCGCGCCGACGGCGTTCGTGGCGAACCTGCCCTACAACGTCGCCGTCCCGGTCCTGCTGACCATGTTCGCCCGGTTCGGCTCCCTGCGCGGCGGGGTCGTCATGGTGCAGTCCGAGGTCGCCGACCGCCTCGTGGCCGGCCCCGGCAGCCGCACCTACGGCGTGCCCAGCGTCAAGACGGCCTGGTACGCCCACGCGCGGCGGGCCGGGTCGGTGCCGCCGCCGGTCTTCTGGCCGGTCCCGCGGGTCGACTCCGGGCTCGTGGCCTTCACCCGCCGCCCGGCGCCGGAGACGTCCGCGACGCGCGAGGAGGTCTTCGCGGTCGTCGACGCCGCCTTCGCCCAGCGGCGCAAGACGCTGCGCGCGGCGCTGGCGGGGTGGGCCGGTTCGCCCGCGCGCGCCGAGGAGGTCCTGCGGGCCGCGGGCGTGGAACCGTCGGCGCGCGGGGAGCAGCTGACGGTCGAGGACTTCGCCCGCGTCGCGGCCGCGGCGAAGGAGTCCTGAGGGTGGTCGCCGTCACCGCGCAGGCCCCCGCGAAGGTCAACCTGCTGCTGCAGGTGGGCCCGGTCCGCCCCGACGGGTACCACGACCTCGTGACCGTCTTCCAGGCCGTGTCGCTGCACGAGGAGGTCACCGTCACCCCCGCGCGGGAGTGGGGCGTCTCGGTGGAGCCGGCCGACGGCACCGACGTCTCGGGCGTCCCGCTGGACTCCTCCAACCTCGCCCTGCGCGCGGCGCGGCTGCTGGCCGAACGCGCCGGGGTCGACGAGCCGGTGCACGTGCACGTGCGCAAGGGCGTGCCGGTGGCGGGGGGCATGGCGGGCGGCTCGGCCGACGCGGCCGCGGCCCTCGTCGCCTGCGACGCGCTGTGGCAGCTGCGCTCGGGGCTGGACGGGCTGGCCGAGCTGGGGGCCGAGCTGGGCTCGGACGTCCCCTTCGGCCTGCACGGGCGCACGGCGGTGGGCACCGGCCGCGGCGAGCAGCTGGTCCCGGTCCTGACGACGGCGTCCTTCGCGTGGGTGTTCGTGCTGGGCTCGGCGGGGTTGTCCACCCCGGCGGTCTTCGCCGAGTGCGACCGGCTGCGCGCGCTGGACGGGCGGGCCGACGCGCTCGGCGACGGGCGGCTGGAGGCCGTCGAGCTCGCGCTGCGCGGCGGTGACCCCGAGGAGCTGGGGGCGGCCCTGTCCAACGACCTGGCCGAGGCGGCCTGCTCGCTGGCCCCCGAGCTGGTCGCGACCCTGGCCGCGGGCCGGGAGGCGGGCGCGCTGGCGGGGGTGGTGTCGGGGTCGGGCCCGACGGTGGCGCTGCTGGCGGGGTCGGTGCCCGCGGCGCGCCGGCTGGCCCGTGAGCTGGCCCCCGTGGTGGGTGCCGGCCGGGTGCGGACGGCCACGGGCCCGGTGCCCGGGGCGCGGGTGCTCGAACCCCTCGTCTGAGTCCGAGTCCGAGGCCGGGCCGGGGGCGAGCGGGCCGGCGCGTCAGGGCGCGTCAGGGGGCGTCGAGCAGGCGCAGCTCGTTCTCGGCCTCGTCGCGGTGCCGCACGGCCAGCGCCAGGCGCTCCTCGGCGAGGGCGTGCTCGCGCTCGGCGCGCTCCCGGGCGGCGTGCAGCCGCCGCAGCCGCGCCCGCTGGTCCCGGCGCAGCCGGCGGCCCGCGAGCCAGCCCTCGGCACGCTCGTGCAGCTGGCGCTGCTCCTCCACCCAGACCGCGATCTCCTGCTCGGCCAGGGACCCGTGCGCGGTGCGGGCGGTCTCGTCGGCCACGGCGAGCTCCTGCCCGGCCGTGACGAAGCGCCGCCACACCGCGTCCCGCTGCCTCAGCCGGTCCTCCGACGGGGGCTGCTGCGCGCTCACCCCGTGGAGTATGCCCCAGACCCTCCCCTCCGGTGAGGGCTGCGCGGGTGTCTCAGGCGACGACCTCGGACAGCTCCAGCCAGCGCTCCTCCAGCGCCGAGACCTCGCCCTCCAGCGCCTTGAGGTCGTCCGCGAGCTTCATCGTGCCCTCGTAGTCGTTCGGGTCGTGCTCGGCCATCCGGCGGTGCAGCGCGTCGATCTCGCCCGTCAGCCGGCCCAGGCGCCGCTCGGCCGCCGACATCTCCTTCTGCGCCGCCCGCAGCTCGGCGCCGCTGAGCCCCGGTCCCGCCTGCTCCTGCGACGCGGCGGCGGGTGCGGGGGAGGGGGCACCGGCGCGGGAGGCGTCGCGCAGCCGCAGGTACTCCTCGAAGCCGCCGGGCAGGTGCCGCAGCGTGCCGTCCAGGACGGCGTACTGCTGGTCGGTGACGCGGTCGACGAAGTACCGGTCGTGGGAGACGACGATCAGCGTGCCCGGCCAGGTGTCCAGGACGTCCTCCATGGCGGCGAGCATGTCGACGTCGAGGTCGTTGGTGGGCTCGTCGAGGATGAGGACGTTCGGCTCGGACAGCAGCACCAGCAGCAGGTGCAGCCGGCGCGCCTGCCCGCCGGACAGGTCCGCGACGCGGGCCGAGAGGTGCTCGCGGGCGAAGCCGAGCCGCTCCAGCAGCTGCGCGGGCGTCATCTCCTTGCCGTCGACCTGGAAGGTCGTCCTCGTGCGGGCCAGCACCTCCCGGACGCGGTCGCCGGCGATGTCGGCCAGCTCCCGGAACTGCTGGTCGAGGATCCCGACCCGCACGGTCGTGCCGGTCTTCACGCGGCCCGACGTCGGCTCGAGCGTCCCGGCGACCAGGGACAGCAGCGTGGACTTGCCCGACCCGTTGGGGCCGAGGATCCCGGTGCGCTCGCCGGGGGCGATGCGCCACTCGACGCCGCGCAGGACGTGCTTGTCGCCGTAGTCGACGGACACGTCGAGCAGGTCCACGACGTCCTTGCCCAGGCGGGCGGTGGCCAGGCGGGACAGCTCGACGCGGTCGCGCGGCGGGGGGACGTCGGCGATGAGGACGTTGGCGGCCTCGATGCGGAACTTCGGCTTGGACGTGCGGGCGGGGGCCCCGCGCCGCAGCCAGGCCAGCTCCTTCTTCATGAGGTTCTGCCGCTTGGCCTCCACGGAGGCGGCCTGCCGGTCGCGCTCGACGCGCTGCAGGACGTACGCCGCGTACCCGCCCTCGAAGGGCTCCACGACGCGGTCGTGCACCTCCCAGGTGGTGGTGCAGACCTCGTCGAGGAACCAGCGGTCGTGGGTGACCACGAGCAGGGCGCCGCCGCCGGCGGGCCAGCGCGACTTCAGGTGCGCGGCGAGCCAGGCGATGCCCTCGACGTCGAGGTGGTTGGTGGGCTCGTCGAGGACGAGCACGTCCCAGTCGCCCACGAGCACCCGGGCCAGGGCGACGCGGCGGCGCTGGCCGCCGGACAGCTCGCCGACGCGGGCGTCCCAGCCGACGTCGGCCACCAGGCCGGCGATGACGTCGCGGACCCGGGGGTCGCCGGCCCACACGTGCTCGTCGGCGTCGCCGACGACGCTGTGCCCGACGGTGGCGGCGGGGTCGAGGTCGTCGGTCTGGTCCAGCACGCCGACGCGGACGCCGCCGCGCCGGGTCACGCGCCCGGCGTCGGGTTCGGTCCGTCCCGACAGCAACCCCAGCAGGGAGGACTTCCCGTCGCCGTTGCGCCCGACGACGCCGATGCGGTCGCCCTCGTCGACGCCGAGGGTGATGGACTCGAAGACGACGCGGGTCGGGTGTTCCAGGCGGAGAGCCTCGCCGCCGAGCAGGTGTGCCACGGCACCAGGGTAGGCGCCCACGCGCATTGATCACTCTCCGTCGCCAAGGGTGACCATTGCGTCGAACGGGTGAGCCCAACCGGTCGATTCGTGCTCGGCGGGCGCGCACGCGGCTGTCACCACTTGCGTCGTTCGGGTGGCCCTCTACTACTGTCTGCCACGCACCGGTGGTCACTGCGTGGGGGCGTCCGGCCCCGGTGCCGCCCGTGGTGACCACGGGCGAGGGACCAGGTCCAGGGGGGACTTTGAGCATCAGCGACGTGCCCGGCGCCAGGACGGCGCCGGGGGAGATCGACGACCAGCTCCTCGGCACATCCCCGGCGGACGAGGCCGCTGACGCAGCGCGCCGCGAGCGCCTGCTCGTGCCCCGCCAGCGCACCGCCCTCGGCGTGGCCGAGCGCGCACCCGCCTGGCAGCGCACCTACGTGCAGAAGATCGTCGCCGTCGACGCCCTGTCGGCCGCGCTCGCCGCGTTCGTCGGCTTCTTCGCCCGCTTCAACGGCTCGCCCGCCGACCTGGCCTCGACCTCCGGCCGGGCCGTCGTCGCGTGCGCGGTCCTGCTGCCGGTCCTGTGGGTCGTCGCGATGGGCGCCCTGCGCACCTACGAGCCCCGCTTCCTCGGCGTCGGTTCCGAGGAGTTCCACCGCGTCCTGACCGCCGGCCTGGCCGTCGTGGCCCTCGTCGGCACCAGCTCCTGGGCCTTCGGGCTCGAGATCGCCCGCGGGTACGTCGTCGTGGCCTTCCCCATCGCGATCCTGCTGACCCTCGTGGGCCGCTACTCCCTGCGCCAGCAGCTGCACGCCCGCCGCTCCCGCGGCGAGGCCGGCCAGACCGTCGTCGCCGTCGGCCACCGCGCCGCCGTGGCGGGCATGGCCCGGCAGCTGCACCGCGCCAGCTACCACGGCATGCGCATCGTCGGCGCCTGCGTCCCCGGCGGCCCGGGCAGCGCCGCCGACGACGCCGAGCTGCGCGAGCTGGGCATCCCCGTCATCGGCAGCCTCGACGACGTCCGGCACGCCGTCACCACCGTCGACGCCGACGTCGTCGCCGTCACGGCCTGCCCCGAGCTCGACGGCCCGGGCCTGCGCCGCCTGGGCTGGGAGCTGGAGGCCACCCGCGCCGACCTCGTCGTCGCCCCGGCCCTGACCGAGGTCATCGGGCCCCGCGTCGCGATCCGCCCCGTCTGCGGGCTGCCGCTGCTGCACGTCGAGCGCCCCGAGCTCGAAGGAGTCCGCCGCCTGGCCAAGACGACCGTCGACCGCGTCAGCGCCGGCCTGGCCCTGGTGGTCCTCAGCCCGCTGTTCCTCGTCCTGGCCCTCGCCATCAAGCTCGACAGCAGGGGCCCGGTCTTCTTCCAGCAGCAGCGCGTCGGCAAGGACGGCAAGTCCTTCCCGATGATGAAGTTCCGCTCGATGGTCACCGACGCCGAGAAGCTGCTCATCGACCTGCGCGAGTCCACCGACGGCAACGGCGTCCTGTTCAAGATGAAGGTCGACCCGCGCATCACCCGGATCGGCCGCTTCCTGCGCCGCTACTCGATCGACGAGCTGCCCCAGCTCATCAACGTCGTCCGCGGCGAGATGTCCCTGGTCGGCCCCCGCCCGCCGCTGCAGAAGGAGGTCGACGAGTACGGCTACGACATGCGTCGGCGCCTGCTGGTCAAGCCGGGCCTGACGGGGCTGTGGCAGATCAACGGCCGCTCCGACCTCGACTGGGACGAGTCGGTGCGCCTCGACGTCCGCTACGTCGAGAACTGGTCCTTCACGTTCGACTTCATGATCCTGTGGAAGACCGCCGGGGCCGTGCTCCGCGGTCGCGGGGCGTACTGACCCCCGCTCACCGCTCGAAGGGCGCCGAGACCCGCCGCAGCAACGTGGCGAGGGCTCGGCGCTCTTCGCGTCCCAGGACGTCGAGCATGCGGTGCTCGGCCTCGACGAGGTCGGCCAGCGCGGCGTCCACGACGGCCGACCCGGCCGCGGTGAGCCGCACCCGCACGCTGCGCCGGTCGGCGGGGTCCGGGCGGCGCTCCACGAGGCCGCGGCCGGCGAGGCGGTCCACCCGGTTGGTCATCGTCCCGCTCGCCACGAGGGTCTCCACCAGCAGCTGACCGGGCGACAGCTCGTGCGGGGAGCCCGCGCGGCGCAGCGCGGCCAGCACGTCGAACTCCCACGTCTCCAGCTCGTGCGCGGCGAAGGCGTCGCGCCGCAACCGGTCCAGGTGCCGGGCCAGGCGCGCCACCCGGGACAGCACCTCCAGGGGCTCGACGTCCAGCTGCGGGGCCTCGCGCCGCCACGCGGCGACGATGAGGTCGACCTCGTCGCCGCCCGCCGCCCCACCCGGCGCCGCGTCCGGTGCTCCGCCCGGTGCCGGGTGCGGGGACCCCGTCGTCACAGCGCCCGGTCCTCGGGGTCGGCGAGCCGCGCCCGCGGCGACAGGCGCGGTTCGGGCTCCAGGGCGCTCAGCCCGTTCCAGGCCAGGTTCACCAGGTGCGCGGCGACCTCCTCCTTCGCCGGCTCGCGCGTGTCCAGCCACCACTGGCCCGTCATCGCGACCATCCCCACGAGCATCTGGGCGTACATGCCCGAGCGCTCGGGGGCGTAGCCGCGGGCCGCGAAGGCGTCGACGAGCAGGTGCTCGACCTGCCGGGCGATGTCGGAGATGAGGCTGGCGAAGGTGCCCGTCGCCTGGTGGGCCGGGGAGTCGCGCACCAGGATGCGGAACCCGTCGGTGGACCCCTCGATGTAGTCCAGCAGGGCGATCGTGGCCCGCTCCAGCAGCGTGCGGGGGGCCCCGCGGCCCGACAGCGAGCGCGTGATGGCCCCCAGCAGCGCGGCGATCTCGCGGTCCACGACGACCGCGTACAGCCCCTCCTTGCCGCCGAAGTGCTCGTAGACGACCGGTTTGGAGACACCGGCCGCGGCCGCGATCTCCTCCACCGTGGTGCCCTCGACGCCCTTGCCGGCGAACAGCGAACGGCCCACCCCGATGAGCTGCTCACGGCGCTCCCCACCCGTCATCCGGGCGCGGGGACGGGGCGGGGTCACGGGGTCATCCTGCCGGACGGGCGTCCGGGCCCCGGCGGCGAGCCTGGCAGGATGGGGGCGCATCGACCGTCCCGGGTGGTGTAACGGCAGCACGGCGGGTTTTGGTCCCGTCCAGTAGGGGTTCGAATCCTCTCCCGGGAGCTCACCCCGAGCGGGTGTCCGGACGGGCCCCCCGGGGCCGTTATCCTCGGCGTGTCCGTCGACGCCACCGGCCGGTCCGACCCCGCACCCGGGCGGACCGACCGGACGAGCCGCGAGGAGCGCGCCCCGCGTGACCACCGCCCAGCCCACCGCCGCACCCGCCACCGCACCCGCCGCCGCACCCGCCGCCCCCGTCGCCGTCGTCGTGCTGGCCGCGGGCGAGGGCACCCGGATGAAGTCCGCCACCCCCAAGGTGCTGCACCCGCTCGGGGGACGCCCCCTCGTGGGGCACGCGCTGCGCGCCGCGCGCGCCGCCGGTCCCGAGCACCTCGTCGTGGTGCTGCGGCACCAGGCCGACCGGGTGCGGGAGGCGGTGCAGGCCCAGGACCCCGCCGTCCTGGTCGCCCTGCAGGACGACGTCCCGGGCACCGGGCGCGCCGTCCAGTGCGGTCTGGGGGCCCTGCCGGCGGACCTGACGGGCACGGTGCTGGTCACCTACGGCGACGTCCCGCTGCTGTCGGGCCCGACCCTGACGCAGCTGGCGCGGGCCCACGCCGACGGCGGCAACGCCGCGACCGTCCTGACGGCCGAGCTGGACGACCCCACCGGCTACGGCCGCGTCCTGCGCGACGAGCGCGGCGTCGCCGGCGTCGTCGAGCACAAGGACGCCACCGCCGAGCAGCGCGCCGTGCGCGAGGTGAACTCTGGCATCTACGCCTTCGACGTCGCCGCGCTGCGCCCGGCGCTGGAGCGCGTCGGCCGGGACAACGCCGCCGGCGAGGTCTACCTCACCGACGTCCTGGCGATCCTGCGCGCCGACGGGGCCCGCGTGGAGGGCCTGGCGCTGGAGGACGAGTGGGAGATCCGCGGCGTCAACGACCGCGCCCAGCTCGCCGACCTCGCCGCCGAGGCCAACCGCCGCACCCTGCGCCGCTGGATGCTGGCGGGCGTCACCGTCGTGGACCCCGCGACCACGTGGGTCGACGACGACGTCGAGCTCGCCGCCGACGTCACGCTCCGGCCCGGGGTGCAGCTGCACGGCACCACCCGCGTGGCCACCGGCGCCGTCGTCGGTCCCGACTGCACCCTCACCGACGTCGAGGTCGGCGCCGGGGCGGTCGTCGAACGCACCCACGGGTCCTCCGCCGTCGTCGGCGCCGGGGCCCAGGTCGGTCCCTTCGCCTTCCTGCGCCCGGGCACCCGCCTGGGCGAGGACGGCAAGATCGGGACGTTCGTGGAGACGAAGAACGCCACCATCGGCCGGGGCTCGAAGGTCCCGCACCTGTCCTACGTCGGGGACGCCACCATCGGTGAGCACTCCAACATCGGGGCGGCGTCGGTCTTCGTGAACTACGACGGCGTCCGCAAGGCGCGCACCACCGTCGGCAGCCACGTGCGGATGGGGTCGGACAACATGTACGTCGCGCCGGTGACCGTCGGCGACGGCGCCTACTCCGGGGCCGGCACCGTGATCCGCAAGGACGTCCCCGCCGGGGCGCTCGCGATCAACGTGGCCCCGCAGCGCAACCTCGAGGGCTGGACCCTGGAGAAGCGCGCAGGAACCCCCGCGGCCGAGGCGGCGCAGCGGGCGCAGGACAACAGCTCCGACGGGGCAAGGGCCGAAGGGCAGGAGACCGACTGATGACCGGAATCACCACCACGGGCGAGAAGCGGATGGTGCTCATCTCCGGGCGCGCGCACCCGGAGCTGGCGGAGGAGGTCTCCCGCGCCCTGGGCGCCGAGCTCGTCCCGACCAGCGCCTACGACTTCGCGAACTCGGAGATCTACGTCCGCTTCGAGGAGAGCGTGCGCGGTTCGGACGCGTTCGTCATCCAGAGCCACACGGCGAACGTCAACCAGTGGATCATGGAACACCTGATCATGGTCGACGCGCTGAAGCGGGCCTCGGCCAAGCGCATCACCGTCGTCGCGCCGTTCTACGGGTACGCCCGGCAGGACAAGAAGGGACGCGGCCGCGAGCCGATCTCGGCCCGCCTCATCGCGGACATGTTCAAGACCGCCGGCGCCGACCGCCTCATGTCGGTCGACCTGCACACCGCGCAGATCCAGGGGTTCTTCGACGGTCCCGTCGACCACCTGTGGGCGCTGCCGATCCTGGCCGACCACGTCGGCAAGCGCGTCGACCGCTCCAACATCACCATCGTGTCCCCCGACGCGGGCCGGGTCCGGGTGGCGGACCTGTGGTCGGACCGCCTCGGCGCGCCGCTGGCGATCATCCACAAGCGCCGCGACCCGAACGTGCCGAACCAGGTCAAGGTGCACGAGGTCGTCGGGGACGTCGAGGGCCGCACCTGCGTGCTCGTCGACGACCTCATCGACACCGCCGGCACGATCGTGCAGGCCGCCGAGGCCCTCAAGGCCAACGGCGCCGCCGACGTCATCGCGACCGCCACCCACGCGGTGCTGTCGGGCCCGGCGGTGGACCGGCTGAAGAACTCCCCGATCTCCGAGCTCGTCGTGACGAACACGCTGCCGATCACGCAGTCGCAGCAGTTCCCGCAGCTGACGGTGCTGTCCATCGCGCCGCTGCTGGCCCGCGCGATCCGCGAGGTCTTCGACGACGGGTCGGTGACGAGCCTGTTCGACGGGCACAGCTGAGGTCCGCCCGCTCCTCCGGCGCGCTCGGCGCGCCGGAGGAGCGGGTAGACTCGTCCCCGGTTGCCTCGGCGAGGGCGGACGCGTGAGCGTCGCCGTGATCGACGCGGTGGATGGGTCGCTTCCTCTCCCGGGGCCTTCGCACGTCGTCACACCCCGAGACCAGGAGACCACCATGGCTGAGACCAAGCTCACCGCCACCAAGCGCACCAGCTTCGGCAAGGGCGCCGCACGCGCCATCCGCCGCAGCTCCCAGATCCCCGCCGTCGTCTACGGCCACGGCGAGGCGCCCCTGCACGTGACGCTGCCCGGCCACGAGACGCTGCTGGCCCTGCGCAACTCCAACGCCCTGCTGAACATCGACCTCGAGGGCCAGTCGCACCTGACCATCCCCAAGGACGTCCAGCGCGACGCCATCAAGGGCTTCATCGAGCACGTCGACCTGCTGGTCGTGCGTCGCGGCGAGAAGGTCACCGTCGACGTCCCGGTGCACCTGGAGGGCGAGGCCGGCCCGGAGACCGTCGTGCAGCAGGAGCTGACGACCCTGTCCGTCGAGGCCGAGGCCACCCACATCCCCGACGCCGTCACCGTCTCGATCGAGGGCCTGGAGGCCGGTTCGCACGTCGCCGCCTCGCAGGTCACCCTGCCCGAGGGTTCCTCCCTGGCCGGTGACCCCGAGCAGCTCGTGGTCGTCGTGACCGCCGCCGCCACCGCGGCCCAGGCCGAGGCCGAGCTGGAGGCCGCCGAGGCCGAGGCCGGCATCGTCAAGGAGGAGCACACCGAGGTCGAGGGCGAGAACGCCTGAGACCGGTCGCTGGAGGACTGACCGCGTGAGCGACGTCTGGCTCGTCGTCGGCCTGGGCAACCCCGGCGCCGAGTACGAACGCACCCGGCACAACGTCGGGCAGGTCGTGCTGGACGAGCTGGCGTCGCGCACGCGGGGTTCCTTCAAGCGGCACCGGTCCGGGGCCAGGGTCGCCGAGGTCCGCCTCGGCGTCCTGCCCGGCGGTGCCCCCGGGCCGCGGGTGGTGCTGGCCGCCCCCACGTCCTGGATGAACCTCTCCGGCGGCCAGGTCGCGGGACTGGTGAAGTACTTCGACGCCGACGTCGAGCACCTCGTCGTCGTGCACGACGAGCTGGACGTCGACTTCGGCTCGGTGCGGCTCAAGCGCGGCGGCGGCGAAGGCGGCCACAACGGTCTGCGCTCGATCTCGAAGTCGCTGGGCGACAAGGACTACGCCCGCGTCCGGGTCGGCATCGGGCGGCCCCCGGGCCGGCAGGACCCAGCCGACTTCGTGCTCAAGGAGTTCTCCAGCACGGAGAAGAAGGACCTGCCGTTCCTGGTGATGGACGCCGCGGACGCGGTCGAGAAGCTCGTCGTCGAGGGCCTCGAGGCGGCGCAGCAGAAGTTCCACGCCCCCGCCTGAGCGGTTTCAGCCGTGCCCGGCCAGGACCTTCCCCGTCCGGCGCAGCATCGACTCCACGACGGGGCCGTGCGCGAGGGCCACGGGCCGGAAGTAGAACCGCCCGCGCCGGTTCTTCAGGCGCACCGCCGTCGTGCACCGCACCCGCCCGGCCTCGACGTCGACGCCGAGCGCGCAGCGGAAGTCCAGGTGGACGTCGTCGACCGCGACGAGCGCCTCGTCGCCGGCGACCCGCACGACGCCGAACGCCTCGTGCCCGGCGCGGGGCACACCCACCAGCGGCGCCAGCGCCTGGCGGACCGCGAGGGCCGCGGCCACCCAGGGCGGGGCCGCCCGCGGGGAGAACATCGTCCGGGCCCAGACCGCGGGGTCGGCCGGGGCTCCCGCGGGCAGCGCGATCGCGTGCAGGTCGCAGTAGTCGGGCCGGGCCATGTCGTCGAACACGCAGGACGTGAACGTCATCGTCGCTCCTCGGGTGCCGCGGGGGACCGCACCGTAGCGCGCGCCCCGTCCACCCCCGCCCGCCCCCCGGTCAGCCCCCGGTCAGCGCCCGCCGGTCACGGCGCGAAGGTGCGCGCCAGGGCCCGCGCAAGGACGGGGTCGCGGTTGACCGTCACGTCGTTGAACCAGAACACGTGGCTCAGCCCCAGCGCCTTGGCCCGCTGCTGGCACAGCCGCAGCGCGGCCAGGTCCTCGGCGGAGTCGGAGGAGTTCTCCCCGCCCACGGACAGCTTCAGCGGTGCCGCGAGCCGGGCCAGGTAGGCGACGGGGGACAGGTCGCCGTCGGCGGTGCCGAACTGCGGGCCGTCCAGCCACGTCGAGTACACGACGGCCCGCACCCGGTACGTCGCCAGCCGGGCGACGAGCCGGGCGACGTCGAGGCCCTGGACGAGCTCGGAGTAGCGGACCGCCCCGCGCGACAGCGCCGCCGCGACGGCCCCGGCGACGTCACCGGGGCGCACCGCGTACGAGGGGTACAGCACGAGCAGGTCGCCGCTGAACGCCGCCGCCGTCGCCCCCACGAGGAAGTCCTGGTAGGCGGCGAGGGAGGACAGGTAGTGCTCCAGGAACCGGGCGTCCTTGGCCCGGTCGCGCGGGCAGACGCCGGGCTTGTAGCCGGGCACGGGGGAGGAGGCCTGGGCGTAGCGGCTGAACGACCACCACGAGCCGGTCCCGGTGGTGGCCTCGATCGCGCCGTGGGCGTCGCGGGGCAGCCGCAGCTCCCCCGTGAGCAGGCCGCCGACGCGGACCGCGGAGAACGTCCCGCGGCCCAGCGCCGCGCCCAGCGCCGACAGGTACGCCGCCTGGGCCGAGCGGACCTTCGGGTTCCACACGGCGTCGGGGACGTTCTCCCCGGACTCGGTGGTCGCGGTGTGCCGGGCGCCGAACTGGTCGACGAACCGCGCGTCGGGCAGGTCCAGCACCCACTGCGGCGGGTACTGCAGCCCGGTGTCCAGGACGACAGACAGGCCCTGCGCGCGGTAGGCGGCGGTGCGGGCCCTCAGCCGCGCGACGTAGCCGGCGGCCAGGGCCGCCCCCGCGACGGGCTGGGCCGCGTCCCAGGCGACCTGCAGGGTGACCGAGGTCAGGCCGGCGGCGGACAGGTCCGGTGCGGTGCGCGCGTCGGAGCCCAGGACCCCCACGA contains:
- the rsmA gene encoding 16S rRNA (adenine(1518)-N(6)/adenine(1519)-N(6))-dimethyltransferase RsmA → MARVRQEALSSLLSARDVRDLAERLGVRPTKTLGQNFVVDGNTVRRIVRVADLTADDVVVEVGPGLGSLTLALLEVADRVVAVEIDPVLAAELPTTVAARARSGTSFEVVLSDALDVTELPGPAPTAFVANLPYNVAVPVLLTMFARFGSLRGGVVMVQSEVADRLVAGPGSRTYGVPSVKTAWYAHARRAGSVPPPVFWPVPRVDSGLVAFTRRPAPETSATREEVFAVVDAAFAQRRKTLRAALAGWAGSPARAEEVLRAAGVEPSARGEQLTVEDFARVAAAAKES
- a CDS encoding 4-(cytidine 5'-diphospho)-2-C-methyl-D-erythritol kinase yields the protein MVAVTAQAPAKVNLLLQVGPVRPDGYHDLVTVFQAVSLHEEVTVTPAREWGVSVEPADGTDVSGVPLDSSNLALRAARLLAERAGVDEPVHVHVRKGVPVAGGMAGGSADAAAALVACDALWQLRSGLDGLAELGAELGSDVPFGLHGRTAVGTGRGEQLVPVLTTASFAWVFVLGSAGLSTPAVFAECDRLRALDGRADALGDGRLEAVELALRGGDPEELGAALSNDLAEAACSLAPELVATLAAGREAGALAGVVSGSGPTVALLAGSVPAARRLARELAPVVGAGRVRTATGPVPGARVLEPLV
- a CDS encoding ABC-F family ATP-binding cassette domain-containing protein; translated protein: MRVGAYPGAVAHLLGGEALRLEHPTRVVFESITLGVDEGDRIGVVGRNGDGKSSLLGLLSGRTEPDAGRVTRRGGVRVGVLDQTDDLDPAATVGHSVVGDADEHVWAGDPRVRDVIAGLVADVGWDARVGELSGGQRRRVALARVLVGDWDVLVLDEPTNHLDVEGIAWLAAHLKSRWPAGGGALLVVTHDRWFLDEVCTTTWEVHDRVVEPFEGGYAAYVLQRVERDRQAASVEAKRQNLMKKELAWLRRGAPARTSKPKFRIEAANVLIADVPPPRDRVELSRLATARLGKDVVDLLDVSVDYGDKHVLRGVEWRIAPGERTGILGPNGSGKSTLLSLVAGTLEPTSGRVKTGTTVRVGILDQQFRELADIAGDRVREVLARTRTTFQVDGKEMTPAQLLERLGFAREHLSARVADLSGGQARRLHLLLVLLSEPNVLILDEPTNDLDVDMLAAMEDVLDTWPGTLIVVSHDRYFVDRVTDQQYAVLDGTLRHLPGGFEEYLRLRDASRAGAPSPAPAAASQEQAGPGLSGAELRAAQKEMSAAERRLGRLTGEIDALHRRMAEHDPNDYEGTMKLADDLKALEGEVSALEERWLELSEVVA
- a CDS encoding sugar transferase, coding for MPRQRTALGVAERAPAWQRTYVQKIVAVDALSAALAAFVGFFARFNGSPADLASTSGRAVVACAVLLPVLWVVAMGALRTYEPRFLGVGSEEFHRVLTAGLAVVALVGTSSWAFGLEIARGYVVVAFPIAILLTLVGRYSLRQQLHARRSRGEAGQTVVAVGHRAAVAGMARQLHRASYHGMRIVGACVPGGPGSAADDAELRELGIPVIGSLDDVRHAVTTVDADVVAVTACPELDGPGLRRLGWELEATRADLVVAPALTEVIGPRVAIRPVCGLPLLHVERPELEGVRRLAKTTVDRVSAGLALVVLSPLFLVLALAIKLDSRGPVFFQQQRVGKDGKSFPMMKFRSMVTDAEKLLIDLRESTDGNGVLFKMKVDPRITRIGRFLRRYSIDELPQLINVVRGEMSLVGPRPPLQKEVDEYGYDMRRRLLVKPGLTGLWQINGRSDLDWDESVRLDVRYVENWSFTFDFMILWKTAGAVLRGRGAY
- a CDS encoding MarR family transcriptional regulator; protein product: MVAAWRREAPQLDVEPLEVLSRVARLARHLDRLRRDAFAAHELETWEFDVLAALRRAGSPHELSPGQLLVETLVASGTMTNRVDRLAGRGLVERRPDPADRRSVRVRLTAAGSAVVDAALADLVEAEHRMLDVLGREERRALATLLRRVSAPFER
- a CDS encoding TetR/AcrR family transcriptional regulator, with amino-acid sequence MTGGERREQLIGVGRSLFAGKGVEGTTVEEIAAAAGVSKPVVYEHFGGKEGLYAVVVDREIAALLGAITRSLSGRGAPRTLLERATIALLDYIEGSTDGFRILVRDSPAHQATGTFASLISDIARQVEHLLVDAFAARGYAPERSGMYAQMLVGMVAMTGQWWLDTREPAKEEVAAHLVNLAWNGLSALEPEPRLSPRARLADPEDRAL